The following are encoded together in the Daucus carota subsp. sativus chromosome 5, DH1 v3.0, whole genome shotgun sequence genome:
- the LOC108220718 gene encoding coniferyl alcohol acyltransferase, protein MGSCEGGVAVVVKRTEVVVAVLPVAESRLAMSNLDLLLPPLDVGIFLCYDKGSENINNETKISMLKRGLGQALVPFYPLAGEVVMNSQGEPALFCNNRGVDFVHAFADIDLQHLDLYTPDASIHGNFVPIKKHGVLSVQVTETKCGGLVIGCTFDHRAADAHSINKFLVAWADITRSICPLNISDKAMVNKYTPCFRRSLLTPRKPSHHDPAIDDMYILIKNAAPPSNSPPLFHLQSRIYQISAYHIQRLQSLAGPKRTKLESFTALLWKLLAKSAKHNKKKCKLGIVVNGRNCLTDSSTTDTKISFDEYFGNVLSVPYSESTVGELKSLPLSAIANKVHACVESAANEEHFRGLVDWVEKQRPQQAMCKVYSCIPNEAEEAAVVVSSGQRFPVSQMEFGWGRPCFGSYYFPWGGYTGYVMPMPSAANDGDWIVFMHLSPSHLDFIERDAPNIFKPFVK, encoded by the exons ATGGGTTCTTGTGAAGGAGGAGTTGCGGTGGTAGTGAAGAGGACAGAAGTTGTGGTGGCCGTGTTGCCGGTGGCCGAGAGTCGCCTGGCAATGTCGAATCTTGATTTGCTGCTGCCACCATTGGACGTCGGAATCTTCCTCTGCTATGACAAGGGCAGCGAAAATATTAACAACGAGACGAAGATTAGCATGCTAAAGAGAGGCCTGGGTCAAGCATTGGTTCCCTTCTATCCACTTGCGGGAGAAGTGGTTATGAATAGTCAAGGTGAACCTGCCTTGTTTTGCAACAACCGTGGTGTGGATTTTGTCCATGCTTTTGCGGATATCGATCTACAGCACCTTGATCTCTACACTCCAGACGCCTCTATTCACGGCAATTTCGTTCCCATCAAGAAACATGGCGTTCTTTCCGTACAG GTGACGGAGACTAAGTGTGGTGGATTGGTGATAGGGTGCACCTTTGATCATAGAGCAGCCGACGCACACTCAATCAACAAGTTTTTAGTTGCATGGGCAGATATAACCAGATCCATCTGCCCCCTAAACATCTCAGACAAAGCCATGGTAAACAAATACACCCCATGCTTCCGGCGCTCATTACTAACTCCCCGAAAGCCCAGCCACCATGACCCCGCCATCGACGACATGTACATCCTCATCAAAAACGCCGCACCCCCATCTAATTCCCCGCCACTGTTCCATCTCCAGAGCCGCATATATCAGATCAGCGCCTACCACATCCAGCGTCTCCAGTCCCTAGCCGGACCCAAACGCACCAAACTCGAGTCCTTCACTGCCTTGCTCTGGAAGTTACTCGCCAAATCCGCCAAACACAACAAAAAGAAATGCAAACTCGGAATCGTGGTAAACGGACGAAACTGCTTAACCGATTCTTCCACAACCGACACGAAGATCTCCTTCGATGAGTATTTCGGGAACGTGCTCTCAGTCCCCTATAGTGAATCCACCGTGGGTGAGCTCAAGTCCCTGCCACTCTCCGCGATCGCCAACAAGGTGCATGCATGCGTGGAGAGCGCCGCAAATGAGGAGCACTTCAGGGGCCTGGTGGATTGGGTGGAGAAGCAGCGTCCCCAGCAAGCGATGTGCAAGGTTTACTCGTGCATCCCCAATGAGGCCGAGGAGGCGGCGGTTGTGGTCTCGTCTGGCCAGCGGTTTCCGGTGAGCCAGATGGAGTTTGGATGGGGGCGGCCTTGTTTCGGGTCGTATTATTTTCCTTGGGGAGGATATACCGGATATGTTATGCCGATGCCGAGTGCTGCGAATGATGGGGATTGGATTGTGTTCATGCATCTCTCGCCGAGTCACCTTGATTTCATCGAGAGAGATGCACCTAACATCTTCAAACCATTTGTTAAATAA